In Oryzias latipes chromosome 19, ASM223467v1, the genomic stretch TCTTAATACTGTTCATATGTTGCACTACTATACTAGGTTACCCTATGTTCCATGAAGATAAATAAGTATTAGTGTGTTACACTAGTAAAGCATGCATATGTTCAGTctatttttgctatttgttccgCTGTTATGATTGGCCTTAAAAGATGAAACGTCTTGGCATGTCTGTCAGGGGCGTCtggtttcaatgttaagtcaatgtacagacacaATCAGACGTCCTTTCGGTTTTTACCCTTAAGCGAGGCGCATTGGTCTGGCAGCAGCGCTTTTTGTCCGCCGCTGTGTGATTTGGGAATTGCTGTACGTCCACGGTTCAAAAATCGGAACTATAGCAAAGAAGaagcgtcaaccaatcagggactcagctttggcccaTGACGTGTTGATGACACGATCCAAAACTAACATGGTGGGGAATCTGATCATTCTCCTgaactttgatatttttcttatttgcatcgaGACAACAACAAACGGATCCCCTCCTAATTTAATTCCTATTCTTATTTTTTACCATAATCTGACTGATGCAGGACCGTAAATCGTCAAACTGGTCCACAGAGACGGGCGTACCGTTGAAAGCGCCCGACAATCAGACGTAGAttctgcagtagatggtgaagctcaccgtactgggacagtctctgaatgatctcatggaTCATcggacatggagacgtgatcacAGATGCTTTTCTACAGCTCTCTAAAATAAACATCccaacatcatccatgtcttccatgtggtacatgcttccatgtagcaatgaggctaaaaactctggacagaagctcctcccacaaacGTCTGGAGcgcataattttttttaaacacatttggacaaacgatgagcagcaaatttgacgctcgtcaaaagaaaagaaaagaaaagtttctttattgTGCATTTTTGGTTGCTAAGGCTTGTAGTCCTCAAAATACGATAAATGCCCTTTAAATATGATAATAAAATCCTTATGAGAAAAGAAGCAACAGATCAGCCATTCAATTCCCTTCATCATGCCTGCATTCATTCTCATGCTTAAGTTTATAAAAGGGTCAAAAGTCTGACATAAATGTTGCTTTGTCAAATGAGTGCACAACTTTGACCTGCTTAcacaataaatacacaaaaaggaagttttatttggCAAGATTGTTAGATTTAAAAGAAGAGGCAGAAAGACTGGTATAACCGTGTCAGAAAGAATCTTCAAGTTTGGCTTGGACAAATTTagcttattttaaaaactgttaaggGTCATTTTTAAATACGAAACAGACATAAAACCTGGAGAACTGACCTTGCTGAGTGTCCAAATACGTGTCCACACAGTTGGACAGCGAGGTGCAAACATAGCTGGGAGAGGAGAAGGGTGAGGAGGGGGTGGAGGATGGAGAAATGGGCGTTATGGTGCTATCAGTCTGCGATCCGCCGCTGGAGCCGTTTGAAGGAACGGGAGCGCGGTGCCCGTCCGGAATCTCCAGCAACTGTCAAGAAAACAAGTTTCACTGTGTCATTAAagagaaaacacaataaaagggcTCAACTGtagctttttaaagacccacttcgtaTCATATCtggatccattttttaaaatcattcccagtgggcttttaattatgattgtcgtttttagtcaaaatttaaACAACTGTTGTGATTTAAacagagcggcaggagatcATAAAAAATTCAAGTCAGAGTTGAGGGCGGGGTCGGTAGCATAGACCAACGctaccccccccttcccctctagGTTGCTGggagcttggagcagggagcttgaggccagcacagcgtattttctacgacACAAAaacgctctttttcaaacagcgttTTTCTTCACTCTGCTTCTAATCGCAACGATCTGAACAGCTTCTTCACACATGTGTGCAGGGTGGAGTGCAGGTGAGACTTGCCCTGTGCTGTGGAAGTAGAGGTTGGCTGATGAACATGCCCTCCAGCTCCTGGTTGAGGCCCTCGACGCTGCAGCGCAGAGGAGGGACCAGCGTAGACAGGGGAGTGAGGGGCATGGGAACCGGCTGATGCTGAGGAGACAGGCATTTTTCACGTCATTTCATTTCACCTCTATTACTGCAACAATATGCATGACAAGTGGtacaaaaagtcattttcatgTCCTGCAGGCTCCTTCTTTAAAACCTATTCTTTTTATAACTATTTAAAAACCCACTACAGTCCAATGGAGCGAgtggaggaacagctgttcTAAAAAAGCAGAACTGCTCTTTTCTTTGAGGAGCTAATGAACATGCCACCTTCCTGTTGCTTCAGAGTTATATTTTATTCACTTCCTGCAAAGACATCGACATCACTCGCTTGTGATACAGTCATgcgaatgggggggggggggggggggggtgtttgcaCCAATGAAAGCCCCCACTCCCATAACAGCATTCAGAGTGTGTTTATTTGATAATGAAGTACCTGAGTCACTCCTAGGCTACAGCTCCCATGAGGATAACTACCCTGGCGGTCTTTTTCATGCCCCCCAGAGACAGCAGGCttgctgcactgctgcaggtGTTGTTTTAGTTTGGAGATCTGGAATGAAACACAGGTCAGGTCATTCAATCAGTCCTTGAACTTTAATATCTTAACTTTTAAGAGTTTTTCATGTTAAGGGAACAGTTGAAATTGGGACAAAAAATAAGGCACGtttctttgcagatgacatcactgcttttctttaaaaaaaataataaggctTTTGGTTTTTTGTTATTAACAAGCTTTAATTACTTTAGCAAGTGTGGTTTTTCAAAACACTGAATCAATAAGAGCTACCTCACGCAGATGCTCAGCGCTGCCCCATGATGCTGAACGTTTGTGGATGTTGCGGTTTCTGCTCTGGGATTTCTCCACCCATGAGTCAGGGGTctgcaaaagaaacaaacaaataaggcaatttatgcatttatgcAAAACCAAAGCACCATTCCCCAAACATCtaacagcaggttttttttttcttccacatatTACAACACGTTTCATGCAGATGAGGGTTTCACATTCAGAGTTTAATCTTCAACCACAACAAAGCCTTTTCATCGAACGCGTAGAAAAAGCGATAGAGGAGGAGAAACTGAGAATCAGAGAGGGGAAAGGATGTGGGCAGCTGTAGAGCAATGGCGAGTGCCTgcacagagagcagggaggatGGTGCAGCCAAAACAGCCTCGTCAGCTGACTTCAGGGACTGTTTTCACGGCTGCGGTTCACACTCTGTAATAGCTATGCAGGCATCGGACACTCCCACCACCCTAACCTCCGTCTTATGGTAACTTCCTTGCAAAAACTGCACACAACTGTCATCCCTAAGGCAAACACTCACATAGATGATTTCTAAATGGGGAATTAGTAAACTTGCGACATAGTGCTGCATTCTATTCATTCCTCTCATACTTGTTTGAGATCCTAACCTGGGTAGATTTATCCTTGCGAGGCTGACTGCTCGGGCCCTCTGGCTCCTTTGGCCAGTGTCCCTGAAGGTACGGCCCCACGATGGCATCCAGGGACATCGTCCGCCTCATGCCTGAGCTCAGCTGGTGGGATTTGGTTTTTCCAGCTTTGaggattaataaagaaaaaaaaaaacttgacagaATATAGATGTTGCATCTTAGCTCAACTTTAAAAGCCACAACATGCATTTGTTGTTGCAGAAGTGATCATACAGGAAACCATGTCACatgaataatataataataatagcatgaaatgaatcattaaaatattaaaaacactaCATAGTGTTTTGTAAACAAAGTTTTAAGGATTTAATTAAGTCTATAAGTCAATTGAGTATTTTAATTAATGTACCAAAATGGCTTTTAAAGAATTATTTTAACTTATGTTGcacaatacatttaaaatgtacatataaaatatgataaatgtttatttaaaaaaaaaagaaaaaaaagcaggtgATTGATGGAAAAATGCTAGAAGTTGACATCCTGTTTGCAGCCTCTATGGCTAAAGCTGCTACGGAAGTTCCAGCTGGgtttttaaacctgtttttctctttgaacCCCAGTGGCTCTACAGGTGTGCGTGTCATACCTGACTTCCCatccctcctgctgctgctggacggTGGTCTGGGTTTGCTGGCCAGCCTGAAGGGAACGGTCGCCTTGAGGGGCAGCAGACCAGCAGCGGGTCTCCCCTGGGCACTTCGTCCAGACATGTTCGCTGCTCCAAATCTGGGACCACTTTTTAGCTCCAAACTACCTGAAATTAGGCTAGCGGCTGGTCCTGCTTGCTTGGTGGTAGAAGTGAGGGGGCGACGGTGGTagctggctaaaaaaaaaaatcttcctcctcctgcagtgATGAAGACTACTCGAAACCGTTACAAATTTCAGTTCACCGTCGCCGACAAAAACATGTCgaaaaacttagagaaatgcctCTTAGACTTGGGGTGGACAGCGGTTTGCAAAACGTCTTCGGCacgagacttttttttttcgtggTTGTGTTCCAGAGTTAGCAGCCTAGCGAGCAAAGTTTCTTTGTGAGGATGTTGAGATATTTGTCGAACTAGGAAGCAGTCCCACcttcaaaaaaacattcactttaACGTGTAACTCGGCGTCTTCCGAACAACATTTGAAAAGTACGTCAttatgattttcctttttcccgAACTcgaaaatgtttttgatgatCCCAGGAAAGGTCCATGCACTCCCTATTCTTGTTCAAAGACAAACTCCAAACACTTCCACCACCACCACGCTGGAGTGGATATTATTATGCGAGAGGGTGGGGACAAACTCCTAAACGGACTTTTGATTGGCTGTCGTGGCTTCCgagtttgatttgattggaCAGCCTCGCATCAATCCGTCAAATTTGGgccatcattatttttttctgtcaccgCCTCCAATATACATCGAACGTAAACTGATGTGAAGACACCAAcataagaaaataatttttttcaaagaactaacttaactttaaaCTCAATATTAAAAAGTTAGAATACATTTATCTTACAGCTTTGAtcctatatatataaattttacCCGTGTTATTACTATTGttgatgaaaatgtgttttttgttttgtcttttaatttcaagttttctttttacacttGCATTCTAATAACataatttttaaacaaaggTTCAAACACAATGAAACATAAGCAAATCATCAATAATTTTgttgaccaaaaattttgataTGAAGTGATAGTTTTTGCTTATGTGACAGACAGTTATCATCTAGCATGAATGGTGCTCTTTTTTGAGGTAAAAATATCCAGCCTTTAAAGGCCTAATCCTAGATAATCAGTTTTTATCTATCAAGTCAGTTATTTAGTCAGTATTAAGACTCAGAAGAAAAACTGAATGGTTTCCAACACGTAGCCCTGGGGTGTGCCAGCAGTGCAATGAAATTTTTCAAATGGAGAGAACAGGAAGTGTATGCAAAGTGAATACATTAATTCTAGAATTACTTCCACTGTTTGACTAATTGTATTCAACTAAATACAAACTGTTTaacaagactttttttgttCAGGTTTACCATCATGCTACTTCAGCATTTTCTTCTGATCTGGTAACTGAGAGAGTGCAAACCATCTCTGTGGACCATGAAGCGACTTTGGGTGGTGTGTATTTGAGAGACATTGTGCATTGTGGAAGATAAATGTCCTGACCCTGTGAGAAAGGGAGTGCCAGTGGTGGGACAGGAGAAGAGAGCAAAGATAACACGACACCACTTTCACAGCCGATCCCAgaccagtgcaaaaaaaaaaaaaaaagaaaagaaaaaaaacctcaacaaaGCTACCCTGACTCAAAACATATCCTTCTTTTACTCAGGACCTGGCACCCATGCTAAGATAACACGTTCATTTGGGGTACATGAGAATGTCAGAGAAATTGTTTTGTCATGTGAGGATCATTCTGAAAGTAGTGTTCATCTATCTAGTGGCACTGCATTGACAAGTTAATGTCATTTTcactcaaaataaaagcttttctgcTAAACACAATTTAGCAGGACCCTCCAACCTCCATCAATTTACAGCCAGGGAGCTAATTGGACAGTATGTCAATCTGGTATGTATCTCCAACATAATGCATTTCTAACATTTGCAGAGGGACTTTCAGCTACTGTTTGCTTAGCACTGTGTATTTGTCTGTGTTAATGAATAAATGagcctgacctttgacctcacgTGAGCTATTTCAAACCCATTTGAAGAGAGACAATGTCCTGCCTCACAAGGTTATGTCACAAAGGGAAGACAAAAGGCCGTGGAGAAAGCAGGGAAAAAGCTTCGTTGGGGGTTACTTATCTGTCTCATAGAAAGTAGCATGTTacctaaacataaaaaaagttcaTAAACACTGTCTAAACAAATGTGGTGCATTTGAAATGTGCATTGTACCACAAAATTCTGCAAGAGAAAGGAAAAACTCAAATGGTTACATGCACAAATTCTAAAATTTATAAAAGAAAGGTTGCTAAAAAACATAAAGGGTTGACTATGGTTGGCATTAAATGATGGACACATGAGTTTGTGTCCAGACAATTTGGATAAATCGATCCAGGAGATTCAGTTAAATTGAGACTTACAGTCTGtaccaaaataaaaaccctAGAATTAAAATACAAATGGAATGAACTTCATTAATATCGTTagtgtcagatttatttttctttaatccaCCACTttggaaatatttaaatgaCTATTCCTGCAGTGTTAGCATGACTTAACACAGACTGCAAATCAACacctaacatttaaaaaaggcagttttattGCAGGTTTAAATGACACAATGTTTCCCAGCTTTTCAGCAACGCCACATCAGATTGCAACTTACACGATGACTTATTTGAGTAgagtattaaaaacaaacagggaaGGAATTTgacaaacaaagacacacttaaGTTGCGTATTCACAATAGCCTTCctgcaaaaaaacatcagatttcAGTCCAAGTCtgcaggaaaggaaagaaaatattCTGCATAGTCACAATTCACATTGCATTTTACTGCAATTAATGTAAGGTTTGTCTATATCTTCACATTTCAGCAATCAAACCTTGAGAAAATAACCACGTGTCATAATCTATTATGTAGTCTAGAGTATGCTTAAATAAGGCCTAACGGGTcattttttcctaaatgttataatgctgcttttttgtttctctaaaT encodes the following:
- the LOC101173509 gene encoding protein FAM117A, with the protein product MSGRSAQGRPAAGLLPLKATVPFRLASKPRPPSSSSRRDGKSAGKTKSHQLSSGMRRTMSLDAIVGPYLQGHWPKEPEGPSSQPRKDKSTQTPDSWVEKSQSRNRNIHKRSASWGSAEHLREISKLKQHLQQCSKPAVSGGHEKDRQGSYPHGSCSLGVTQHQPVPMPLTPLSTLVPPLRCSVEGLNQELEGMFISQPLLPQHRLLEIPDGHRAPVPSNGSSGGSQTDSTITPISPSSTPSSPFSSPSYVCTSLSNCVDTYLDTQQEGKEMCLLSPSSSLNEAEPSLPLLISSSPGPNKSCCFQREPPEGCEKVKVWEEISAPLQSKPTPVSSCPDPNKVNFTPHGGSAFCPVSLLKPLLPSMDLLFRSLAVSPTGSCSSQGTSSFQAASSGSRASPCDPSVGESSGEGLAF